A window from bacterium encodes these proteins:
- a CDS encoding AAA family ATPase → MSVEKPCNSFISHSQGHFNVRRSPHNDGLGLGGLLKLLHGGDPCVRLAGSAGIGKTLLLRRVAQELGDSWRCVYLPYPKLEPEELWVWIAEELGARGTAKEAVARVAARAHDRGGALLVMVDDAHLQPPETRRSLAKACALQAGLRLLLCETAELPANEGEGAPGEIWLTEPLSPTEAREYLRERLRLGGASSEMFALFDDAAIAELHREAGGSLAALHSLATALIRRQASTRRAETSMASEPAPNPPAEVAPKPRTEAMAADAPSAEAGSAPDEVADSPRRPMTDREAIAELAANLPSTYRRPAPGPELVTPERQQAAAESPRSSRPALGNPDLDRASSVPAAEGPLREPVAGRLPRPEPGWIAALREALSDDRARWVALGLLGGLLLGFSGSLLAVVWLTPGETPSEIVETPPSSVPASIDVAAPAPATDSVVALPEVSDRMGIAVGVATEGPPEPRIEETLPPRNEERTSIDSPVVVTPVLGRMNVNAIPWANIEIDGEPAGETPLGELAVPRGSRQIVARFPDGQVTTRTVELGEDEIFLVLRPDER, encoded by the coding sequence GGCATCGGCAAGACGCTCCTCCTTCGCAGAGTCGCGCAGGAACTCGGAGACAGCTGGCGCTGCGTGTATCTGCCGTATCCCAAGCTCGAGCCGGAGGAGCTGTGGGTTTGGATCGCTGAGGAGCTCGGAGCGCGCGGTACGGCCAAGGAGGCGGTGGCAAGGGTCGCGGCCAGGGCACACGACCGAGGAGGCGCGTTGCTGGTCATGGTCGACGACGCACATCTCCAACCGCCAGAAACCCGCCGGAGCCTGGCGAAAGCCTGTGCTCTCCAGGCCGGGCTGCGGCTTCTCCTTTGCGAGACGGCTGAGCTGCCCGCGAACGAGGGCGAAGGAGCGCCTGGCGAAATCTGGCTGACAGAGCCTTTGTCTCCCACGGAGGCGCGGGAATACCTGCGCGAGCGGTTGCGATTGGGAGGCGCCTCGAGCGAGATGTTTGCGCTCTTCGACGATGCGGCGATCGCCGAGCTGCATCGAGAGGCCGGCGGCTCCTTGGCTGCGCTTCACTCGTTGGCGACCGCCTTGATCCGTCGACAAGCGTCCACCCGGAGGGCAGAGACGTCGATGGCCAGTGAACCAGCACCGAATCCGCCTGCCGAGGTTGCCCCGAAGCCGCGAACTGAGGCGATGGCAGCGGACGCTCCGTCTGCCGAGGCAGGATCCGCCCCGGACGAGGTTGCGGACTCTCCGCGCCGGCCCATGACGGATCGCGAGGCGATCGCCGAGCTTGCTGCGAACCTGCCGTCCACCTATCGGCGGCCGGCTCCCGGGCCCGAACTCGTCACCCCCGAGCGTCAACAGGCTGCGGCGGAGAGCCCGCGATCTTCGCGCCCCGCGTTGGGAAACCCCGACCTCGATCGTGCGTCATCGGTTCCGGCTGCCGAGGGGCCTCTTCGCGAGCCTGTGGCGGGCCGTCTCCCTCGTCCTGAACCGGGCTGGATCGCAGCCTTGCGGGAGGCCCTGTCCGATGATCGGGCACGCTGGGTTGCACTGGGCCTTCTCGGGGGACTTCTGTTGGGCTTCAGCGGCTCCCTGCTCGCCGTGGTCTGGCTCACGCCTGGTGAAACGCCGAGCGAGATCGTGGAGACGCCCCCCTCGAGTGTTCCCGCCTCGATCGATGTCGCTGCGCCGGCTCCAGCGACGGATTCGGTGGTTGCTCTCCCAGAAGTGTCGGATCGAATGGGCATTGCGGTTGGTGTCGCTACCGAGGGACCCCCGGAACCCCGAATCGAAGAAACGCTGCCCCCTCGGAACGAAGAACGGACCTCGATCGATTCGCCCGTGGTCGTGACTCCGGTTCTGGGCCGGATGAACGTGAACGCAATTCCCTGGGCCAACATCGAGATCGACGGAGAACCTGCCGGCGAGACACCGTTGGGCGAGCTGGCCGTTCCACGAGGCTCGCGCCAGATCGTGGCGCGTTTCCCGGATGGGCAGGTCACGACGCGTACCGTGGAGCTCGGGGAGGACGAGATCTTCCTCGTTCTGCGCCCCGACGAACGCTGA